In the genome of Drosophila subpulchrella strain 33 F10 #4 breed RU33 chromosome 2L, RU_Dsub_v1.1 Primary Assembly, whole genome shotgun sequence, one region contains:
- the LOC119547068 gene encoding uncharacterized protein LOC119547068 isoform X1 → MERGSVLGRNTVRRTARHTRRRRSTGGIEGNGSKTFDVQKVEKPPENRTLQQRVFLYIQLNELTKLPKTDYPLELHLYHPKNTLQKMQERYTTETIIYQHEFNLKKPVFALGVMQDDIEDMNTFSDQPLLISLYQRIPRRRKGGRKKSKKAVSSTSQEVSQSNTGASENGENVPRKSYPDAEEAGEEGEGGNFSEERLELLSRGHCDLLQLFQRRRFISDITIFLYPEYHTLSKAKAHDKITSCSVWHMYSILPILKNFNFTNLAFLTLESIYNVPEELHPLSADLGLSVSFRAKEPEGDSLTFRVIPLCTYSGFISQIISDQNTSIVWEDIKRDLHPNMHLSFNQMETNSRIKLPKLFRLLLWEQDVDFQIHKIDAVTDLALINNSLHRFVLTEDMRKILEQAVVHNDYELLLQLYQETTSNVLYEGVLNPSIFGYPGVNYCRFAVHLKPLFEPEIKLSIPRSTLEMGPMFCTFKICFFQPICERNEPLDKYNECLLKRAKLRRCFDMEFLKEDEDDVDVCMELYRAFDDLISDTIGFIVKRGVQDIEDKKDYFCCHLGNLCNLVLKICGCDFNVRMPTKSNIEFREMLTHMYKELMDRIEGIVTACNWKNSFDCATHQDYGEHGLTRLMNEMRLVSHSGQRDLAIHIFEEIDKSTPNRIIFDFVTLINSVETLQFEQAARYFMKPRTSDWSGHYFTLLMQLYINYMMDLRSPDEEVLSTAKTNMIESLRQFADKNRLESEIWILLYCYYREADYLPGMEFTRWKFQNLHEISSKTLAFTPTSLYELYLPVDFELRSSCTPMNTQFYPVFKLFARLGAYAFAEMVFSVVEQCFSEADVYLIKTTLKILQRQIDSKFRIIKMPTDNSVQGKLKRCYQLHINGSVEYSRGRCDEALKYFEELYLVTDPSDRSLFKLSFLRLGQLAFEREKFDLSERAYDICLPCSQRRKNFTANYGKGLALYHQNRLEEAIPFLSRCTEIDIFVPDVWGYLATINLRLNKNKTALECWKVAKMYPELSISKNVYAELDKIQYSDIHLLVDDDGNPAEKMLKMDFLPL, encoded by the exons ATGGAGAGAGGCAGCGTTCTCGGTCGGAATACTGTCCGTCGGACTGCACGTCATACCCGGCGAAGGCGTTCAACCGGAGGAATCGAAGGCAACGGGAGCAAGACTTTCGACGTGCAAAAGGTGGAGAAACCCCCGGAGAACAGGACCTTACAGCAACGGGTCTTCCTCTACATCCAGCTGAACGAGTTGACCAAGCTGCCGAAGACGGACTATCCTCTGGAGCTGCACCTTTACCATCCGAAGAACACGCTGCAGAAGATGCAGGAACGCTACACCACAGAGACCATCATCTACCAGCACGAGTTTAACCTGAAGAAGCCGGTATTCGCATTGGGAGTCATGCAGGACGATATCGAGGATATGAATACGTTCAGTGATCAGCCGCTGTTGATTTCCCTCTACCAAAGGATTCCCAGACGTCGAAAGGGGGGAAGAAAAAAATCCAAGAAAGCTGTCTCATCGACTTCGCAGGAAGTGAGTCAATCGAATACAGGGGCTTCGGAGAATGGTGAAAATGTTCCGAGGAAGTCTTATCCTGACGCCGAAGAAGCTGGGGAGGAAGGTGAGGGAGGTAACTTTTCGGAGGAGCGACTGGAACTGTTGTCCCGCGGTCATTGTGATCTCTTGCAGCTTTTCCAGCGACGCCGCTTCATAAGCGACATAACCATCTTCCTGTACCCGGAGTACCACACCTTATCGAAGGCAAAGGCCCATGATAAAATCACCTCGTGCAGCGTTTGGCACATGTATTCCATACTGCCCATCCTGAAGAACTTTAACTTCACCAATTTGGCCTTTCTGACCCTGGAATCCATTTACAACGTTCCAGAGGAACTGCATCCCTTATCCGCCGACCTGGGCCTAAGTGTTTCCTTCCGTGCCAAGGAACCGGAGGGAGACAGCCTTACCTTCAGGGTGATTCCTCTGTGCACCTACTCGGGATTTATATCGCAGATTATCAGCGACCAGAACACCAGCATCGTGTGGGAGGACATCAAGAGGGACCTGCACCCCAATATGCACCTAAGCTTCAACCAAATGGAGACAAACTCGAGGATAAAGCTGCCAAAGTTGTTTCGCCTGTTGCTATGGGAGCAGGACGTCGACTTTCAGATTCACAAGATCGATGCCGTGACTGACTTGGCCCTGATCAACAACTCCCTGCACCGATTCGTACTCACCGAGGATATGCGAAAGATCCTTGAGCAGGCTGTGGTGCACAATGACTACGAGTTGCTGCTGCAACTGTACCAGGAGACAACCAGTAATGTCCTGTACGAGGGAGTGCTCAATCCGAGCATCTTTGGCTACCCAGGCG TAAACTACTGCCGCTTTGCAGTCCACCTAAAGCCCCTTTTCGAACCGGAAATCAAACTTAGCATACCGAGAAGTACCCTGGAAATGGGCCCCATGTTCTGCACCTTCAAAATTTGCTTCTTTCAGCCAATTTGCGAGCGCAACGAACCCCTTGACAAGTACAATGAGTGCCTCCTCAAAAGGGCAAAGCTGCGACGATGTTTCGATATGGAATTCCTCAaggaggacgaggacgatGTGGATGTGTGTATGGAGCTGTATAGGGCCTTCGATGATCTCATCTCCGATACAATAGGCTTCATAGTCAAGAGGGGTGTGCAAGACATCGAGGATAAAAAGGACTATTTCTGCTGCCACCTGGGCAACCTCTGCAATCTGGTGTTGAAAATCTGTGGCTGCGACTTTAACGTACGCATGCCAACAAAATCGAACATAGAATTCAGA GAAATGCTGACCCACATGTACAAGGAGTTGATGGATCGTATTGAGGGCATAGTAACTGCCTGCAACTGGAAAAATAGTTTTGACTGTGCGACGCATCAGGATTATGGGGAACACGGCTTGACCCGGCTGATGAATGAAATGCGTCTGGTCAGCCACTCCGGGCAGAGGGATTTGGCCATTCATATATTCGAGGAAATCGACAAAAGCACCCCAAACCGCATTATATTTGACTTTGTTACCCTGATAAACAGCGTCGAAACCCTGCAGTTTGAACAAGCTGCTAGGTATTTCATGAAGCCCAGGACCAGCGATTGGAGTGGACATTACTTCAC ATTGCTTATGCAGCTCTATATTAACTACATGATGGATCTAAGATCCCCAGATGAAGAAGTTCTAAGCACGGCAAAAACGAATATGATCGAGAGTTTGCGCCAATTCGCCGATAAGAACAGGCTGGAATCGGAGATCTGGATTCTGTTGTACTGCTATTACAGGGAAGCTGATTATTTGCCAGGGATGGAGTTCACGCGTTGGAAATTTCAGAATCTCCATGAAATTTCTTCAAAGACTCTAGCCTTTACCCCCACCTCCCTTTATGAACTGTACCTGCCAGTCGACTTCGAATTGAGGAGCTCGTGCACCCCGATGAACACTCAGTTCTATCCAGTTTTTAAGCTGTTTGCTCGCTTGGGAGCGTACGCCTTTGCCGAAATGGTTTTTTCCGTCGTAGAGCAGTGTTTTTCGGAAGCTGATGTCTATCTTATAAAGACCACTCTAAAGATTCTTCAGCGACAGATTGATAGTAAGTTTAGAATTATTAAGATGCCTACGGACAACAGTGTGCAGGGAAAGTTGAAA CGCTGTTACCAACTGCACATCAATGGCAGTGTGGAATATTCCCGTGGACGCTGCGACGAAGCTCTGAAGTATTTTGAGGAATTGTATTTAGTAACGGATCCCAGTGACAGGTCATTGTTTAAACTGAGTTTCCTGCGTCTCGGTCAATTGGCCTTTGAAAGGGAAAAATTCGATTTGTCCGAAAGGGCCTACGACATCTGCTTGCCTTGTAGTCAAAGGCGCAAGAACTTTACGGCAAACTATGGAAAGGGCCTGGCACTTTATCAT CAAAATCGACTGGAGGAAGCGATTCCCTTTCTGTCTCGCTGCACTGAAATCGACATCTTTGTTCCCGATGTCTGGGGTTATTTGGCCACCATTAACCTGAgactaaacaaaaataaaactgcCTTGGAGTGCTGGAAGGTGGCTAAAATG TACCCTGAACTAAGCATCAGCAAGAACGTGTATGCCGAACTGGATAAGATTCAGTACTCGGATATCCATCTGCTAGTAGATGACGATGGGAACCCAGCGGAAAAGATGTTGAAAATGGACTTTCTTCCTTTGTAA
- the LOC119548152 gene encoding uncharacterized protein LOC119548152, with product MDKLTGKLVHMLSVASVFLSKNLIFYGFIIGLLITIFIRLYVSKRFQRLTIVIWRNLFNHEDEHEDEDENPDDEGFLEDDYLFRDLNPEQSVELHRRRRFEAAAEAMKNEAHKELIEGSKKSPQLRRRETIN from the coding sequence ATGGATAAACTTACCGGAAAACTCGTTCATATGCTGTCTGTGGCGTCTGTTTTTCTAAGCAAGAACCTAATTTTCTATGGATTTATAATTGGACTGTTGATCACAATTTTTATTCGGCTTTATGTTTCTAAACGCTTTCAACGTTTGACAATTGTAATCTGGAGGAACCTATTCAATCATGAGGATGAACATGAGGACGAAGATGAAAACCCCGACGATGAAGGATTCTTAGAGGATGATTATCTGTTCAGGGACCTGAATCCGGAGCAGAGTGTTGAGCTGCACCGTCGTCGACGCTTTGAGGCAGCAGCTGAGGCCATGAAAAACGAGGCTCATAAGGAATTAATTGAAGGATCCAAAAAGAGTCCCCAACTAAGGCGAAGGGAAACCATCAATTAA
- the LOC119547068 gene encoding uncharacterized protein LOC119547068 isoform X2 — translation MERGSVLGRNTVRRTARHTRRRRSTGGIEGNGSKTFDVQKVEKPPENRTLQQRVFLYIQLNELTKLPKTDYPLELHLYHPKNTLQKMQERYTTETIIYQHEFNLKKPVFALGVMQDDIEDMNTFSDQPLLISLYQRIPRRRKGGRKKSKKAVSSTSQEVSQSNTGASENGENVPRKSYPDAEEAGEEGEGGNFSEERLELLSRGHCDLLQLFQRRRFISDITIFLYPEYHTLSKAKAHDKITSCSVWHMYSILPILKNFNFTNLAFLTLESIYNVPEELHPLSADLGLSVSFRAKEPEGDSLTFRVIPLCTYSGFISQIISDQNTSIVWEDIKRDLHPNMHLSFNQMETNSRIKLPKLFRLLLWEQDVDFQIHKIDAVTDLALINNSLHRFVLTEDMRKILEQAVVHNDYELLLQLYQETTSNVLYEGVLNPSIFGYPGVNYCRFAVHLKPLFEPEIKLSIPRSTLEMGPMFCTFKICFFQPICERNEPLDKYNECLLKRAKLRRCFDMEFLKEDEDDVDVCMELYRAFDDLISDTIGFIVKRGVQDIEDKKDYFCCHLGNLCNLVLKICGCDFNVRMPTKSNIEFREMLTHMYKELMDRIEGIVTACNWKNSFDCATHQDYGEHGLTRLMNEMRLVSHSGQRDLAIHIFEEIDKSTPNRIIFDFVTLINSVETLQFEQAARYFMKPRTSDWSGHYFTTDCLCSSILTT, via the exons ATGGAGAGAGGCAGCGTTCTCGGTCGGAATACTGTCCGTCGGACTGCACGTCATACCCGGCGAAGGCGTTCAACCGGAGGAATCGAAGGCAACGGGAGCAAGACTTTCGACGTGCAAAAGGTGGAGAAACCCCCGGAGAACAGGACCTTACAGCAACGGGTCTTCCTCTACATCCAGCTGAACGAGTTGACCAAGCTGCCGAAGACGGACTATCCTCTGGAGCTGCACCTTTACCATCCGAAGAACACGCTGCAGAAGATGCAGGAACGCTACACCACAGAGACCATCATCTACCAGCACGAGTTTAACCTGAAGAAGCCGGTATTCGCATTGGGAGTCATGCAGGACGATATCGAGGATATGAATACGTTCAGTGATCAGCCGCTGTTGATTTCCCTCTACCAAAGGATTCCCAGACGTCGAAAGGGGGGAAGAAAAAAATCCAAGAAAGCTGTCTCATCGACTTCGCAGGAAGTGAGTCAATCGAATACAGGGGCTTCGGAGAATGGTGAAAATGTTCCGAGGAAGTCTTATCCTGACGCCGAAGAAGCTGGGGAGGAAGGTGAGGGAGGTAACTTTTCGGAGGAGCGACTGGAACTGTTGTCCCGCGGTCATTGTGATCTCTTGCAGCTTTTCCAGCGACGCCGCTTCATAAGCGACATAACCATCTTCCTGTACCCGGAGTACCACACCTTATCGAAGGCAAAGGCCCATGATAAAATCACCTCGTGCAGCGTTTGGCACATGTATTCCATACTGCCCATCCTGAAGAACTTTAACTTCACCAATTTGGCCTTTCTGACCCTGGAATCCATTTACAACGTTCCAGAGGAACTGCATCCCTTATCCGCCGACCTGGGCCTAAGTGTTTCCTTCCGTGCCAAGGAACCGGAGGGAGACAGCCTTACCTTCAGGGTGATTCCTCTGTGCACCTACTCGGGATTTATATCGCAGATTATCAGCGACCAGAACACCAGCATCGTGTGGGAGGACATCAAGAGGGACCTGCACCCCAATATGCACCTAAGCTTCAACCAAATGGAGACAAACTCGAGGATAAAGCTGCCAAAGTTGTTTCGCCTGTTGCTATGGGAGCAGGACGTCGACTTTCAGATTCACAAGATCGATGCCGTGACTGACTTGGCCCTGATCAACAACTCCCTGCACCGATTCGTACTCACCGAGGATATGCGAAAGATCCTTGAGCAGGCTGTGGTGCACAATGACTACGAGTTGCTGCTGCAACTGTACCAGGAGACAACCAGTAATGTCCTGTACGAGGGAGTGCTCAATCCGAGCATCTTTGGCTACCCAGGCG TAAACTACTGCCGCTTTGCAGTCCACCTAAAGCCCCTTTTCGAACCGGAAATCAAACTTAGCATACCGAGAAGTACCCTGGAAATGGGCCCCATGTTCTGCACCTTCAAAATTTGCTTCTTTCAGCCAATTTGCGAGCGCAACGAACCCCTTGACAAGTACAATGAGTGCCTCCTCAAAAGGGCAAAGCTGCGACGATGTTTCGATATGGAATTCCTCAaggaggacgaggacgatGTGGATGTGTGTATGGAGCTGTATAGGGCCTTCGATGATCTCATCTCCGATACAATAGGCTTCATAGTCAAGAGGGGTGTGCAAGACATCGAGGATAAAAAGGACTATTTCTGCTGCCACCTGGGCAACCTCTGCAATCTGGTGTTGAAAATCTGTGGCTGCGACTTTAACGTACGCATGCCAACAAAATCGAACATAGAATTCAGA GAAATGCTGACCCACATGTACAAGGAGTTGATGGATCGTATTGAGGGCATAGTAACTGCCTGCAACTGGAAAAATAGTTTTGACTGTGCGACGCATCAGGATTATGGGGAACACGGCTTGACCCGGCTGATGAATGAAATGCGTCTGGTCAGCCACTCCGGGCAGAGGGATTTGGCCATTCATATATTCGAGGAAATCGACAAAAGCACCCCAAACCGCATTATATTTGACTTTGTTACCCTGATAAACAGCGTCGAAACCCTGCAGTTTGAACAAGCTGCTAGGTATTTCATGAAGCCCAGGACCAGCGATTGGAGTGGACATTACTTCAC CACAGATTGCTTATGCAGCTCTATATTAACTACATGA
- the LOC119547042 gene encoding uncharacterized protein LOC119547042 — translation MTSLQKSDGSQPVQGGAPQGTQNGMVAYGTGLVFGGNVYPVLVDGVPMQPPMGAHQAAVHQRMQMQMQQVRPQAPQIQGHKLVAPQPSCQQSGSRAGPRYPAPSHMTKPHQQNFGPVMAHQQQQHSNIANMQQLQAQILQRQLIQASMGNPYSHYGNYNMQSNAGGDSGGWNGYAMMQPADANKPYSFGWSLTD, via the coding sequence ATGACTAGTCTGCAGAAATCGGATGGAAGTCAGCCAGTGCAAGGCGGTGCCCCGCAAGGCACCCAGAATGGAATGGTAGCCTATGGAACCGGCCTCGTCTTCGGCGGGAATGTGTATCCGGTGTTGGTGGACGGCGTGCCCATGCAGCCGCCCATGGGCGCTCATCAGGCGGCAGTGCATCAGcggatgcagatgcagatgcagcagGTACGGCCGCAGGCTCCACAGATACAGGGCCACAAACTCGTCGCTCCACAGCCGTCCTGTCAGCAAAGTGGTTCCCGAGCAGGGCCGCGATATCCTGCTCCCTCGCACATGACCAAGCCCCACCAGCAGAACTTTGGTCCTGTTATGGCCcatcagcaacagcagcacaGCAACATCGCCAATATGCAGCAGCTGCAGGCGCAGATTCTTCAGCGGCAACTGATACAGGCTTCCATGGGCAATCCTTACAGCCATTACGGCAACTACAACATGCAATCGAATGCGGGTGGCGACTCCGGAGGCTGGAACGGCTATGCCATGATGCAGCCAGCGGATGCCAATAAACCGTATTCCTTCGGCTGGAGCCTCACCGATTGA
- the LOC119547041 gene encoding uncharacterized protein LOC119547041 encodes MFPDDFDVEPFNPFNVGPPNSGARSDFKIPTCVTYPPPVFVAKPEYLQAESKPKLGTTKLGEVAISKAINEEMAVAKKQAAAIHEKDRIDAGGVSRTKLAEDSRSKEALAKDSLRTLMPVRSSRQASGEGRANFQVSTSDSSVASKASSVARQSQASIDAKASKTSRAKSEVSNRSSSNATLTPKSILKSPKPSESAKVSFTAIKSKVSDKSSETGSQRSVKSKTEESPSEASVKPQKTDSVSQHSIKTENQDSQKEESHEQPTTDLISKISKAMASETKFKSKTNTSSVLPESKDGPSYIQSETALSYRQSLNQQAAELADRLNAGNENFRRYNSVARNHSIAVPQKLSHGDRMTFWFSDAVLS; translated from the coding sequence ATGTTTCCCGATGACTTTGACGTTGAGCCCTTCAATCCCTTCAATGTGGGCCCGCCCAATAGTGGAGCCCGCTCCGACTTTAAAATCCCCACCTGCGTTACGTATCCGCCACCGGTGTTCGTGGCCAAGCCCGAATATTTACAGGCGGAGAGTAAGCCAAAGCTGGGCACGACAAAGCTGGGCGAAGTGGCCATTTCCAAAGCCATCAACGAGGAGATGGCCGTGGCCAAGAAGCAGGCTGCAGCTATCCACGAAAAAGACCGCATTGATGCGGGCGGTGTCTCAAGGACGAAGCTCGCCGAGGATTCCAGATCAAAGGAAGCTTTGGCAAAAGACTCGCTACGCACATTGATGCCAGTGAGGTCGAGTCGACAGGCCAGTGGTGAGGGTAGGGCTAATTTCCAAGTATCCACATCGGACTCCAGTGTGGCTTCCAAGGCGAGCAGCGTTGCCAGGCAAAGTCAAGCCAGCATCGATGCCAAGGCCTCGAAAACTTCCCGGGCAAAATCGGAGGTCTCCAACAGGAGTTCTTCGAATGCTACACTCACTCCAAAGTCCATTTTGAAGTCACcaaaaccctctgagtccgCAAAAGTTTCCTTCACCGCAATCAAATCAAAAGTATCGGATAAGTCCTCGGAAACGGGATCTCAGCGATCCGTCAAATCAAAGACTGAGGAGTCACCTTCAGAAGCCTCTGTAAAACCACAAAAGACTGATTCCGTCTCCCAACACTCCATTAAGACAGAAAACCAAGATTCTCAGAAGGAGGAATCCCACGAACAACCCACCACTGATCTTATCTCCAAAATTTCCAAGGCAATGGCTTCAGAGACTAAATTCAAATCGAAAACCAACACGTCCAGTGTGCTGCCTGAATCGAAGGATGGACCCAGCTACATTCAGTCGGAAACTGCCTTATCCTACAGACAATCCTTAAACCAGCAGGCTGCCGAGCTGGCGGATCGCCTAAATGCCGGAAATGAGAACTTCAGGCGCTACAACTCAGTGGCCCGAAATCATTCGATCGCAGTACCTCAAAAACTTTCTCATGGTGATCGCATGACATTCTGGTTCAGCGATGCTGTGCTTTCTTAG